The Alkalihalobacillus sp. LMS6 genomic interval CGACGGCGATTGGATGTCTCGATTGTCGTCATGATGAATGATATGACCTCGCCCTACATAAGAAACGATATCCCCATCATCTAGCGCCACTTCTATGGTAATGGAATCCGGATAAATACGAACGCCCTCTTCTACATAAGCAAATTCAAGAACAGCCATATTATTATACTGTGTACTATCAACAAGCTCCATATCCGACTTATTTGCTCGCTCAAGAAAGGCTTCCGCTTCTTTTACCGCATCATTTAAACCAATCGTTTGCTTTTCAATTTTCCGGCTTTGCATAAACCAAATCGGTTCTCCACCTTCAACACTCATATCCATATTGTAATTTGCTTTATTTTCAGGATCGTCCACTACAAGTGAATAAGCCGGGTATTCGATGGCGTCGCTTGCATCGTCCACTTGAACCGTTGCACCTTTCCCTAACTGGAGAAGGTCAAGCGCCTTTTGTTTTGCTTCTTCTTTTGTAATTTTTTCACGACCGCTGAGCGCCTCTTTTAATTCGCCATTTAAATTTCGGATGGAAGAGTCTGTTGCGCCCCATTCCACTTCGCTAAACCCTTGAACAGATTTATTCATTCGTTCAAAGTGTCCTGCAAACGAATATTCAGCTGGTTCCTCTTCATCTCTTTCTCGCTCAGCTAACCAAGGCATATCCGCATTCATCATCATTGCTTGTGTTTCACGCATTGATTGTCGGATAGAGGCTGACTGATCGTATAGTTGCTCGAGTGTTGCATACTCTTGATTAGTTAAAGGATCTTCGTTTAGATCTCTAACCGAAGTACGGTACGTGAAATCAGCAATTTTGTATAGATATTTTTCTGTATCTTCCATATTTAATCCTTGCACGGGCAATTCCGCTAGGCTTTTTTCAGCCAAACTCGTGACACGCCATACATCCGCTAAAGCCGGCGATAGTTGCCTCTGGCTATTCATCGCTAGTGTTTTCCCTAATTCATCTTCAATTTGATCAATATGGAAACTTAAATCATGATACGCTCGTTCGTACATGTTTTCCGCCGTTTGAGCTAATTGATCTTTTTCATTTTTTTGTTGATAGCCCCAAACTCCTGTGCCAACAACCGCAACAGCGAGGGCCCCAATCATGACATTCCGAATCACTTACTCCACCTCCAACAGTTTAATAACAGAATATATGTTTTCCGATACGCTTAATTTGTGGACGCGTCCAAATCCAAGCAGACGTTGCTGTATCAGGATTAAAATAATACAGTGCATTGTTTGATGGATCTTGACCGTTTAGAGCATCAAGCACGGCATTGCGAGCAGATTCATCTGCACCTAAATTGATTTGACCATCTGCTACAGCTGTAAATGCTCGTTCTTCATAAATAACGCCAGCAACCGTATCAGGAAACGTTGCTGAATTTAAGCGATTGACGATAACTGCTGCAACTGCTACTTGCCCTTCATATGGTTCGCCTCGCGCTTCTCCATAAACCGCTTGTGCCATTAGCTGAATATCGTTACTTGAATAGCCTGAAGGAACATTTTGTGCTTTTTCGATAATAGGCTCTCCATCATCTCCAGATGCGTTGTCATCAGCTGATTGGGGATCTTCTGACCCATTTCCAGACTGATCGTTTTGCGGTGCTTGCCCTTTTTGATTCTCTTTTGACGTGCCGCCATAGTGCGAGAAAGACCGACCTTCATTTAATGCATTTGTGACATATTGTTGATCAAAGCTAGTTGTCTCAACAAGCTTTCCTTTCATCTCTTGCCCAACTAAGCCGTCAATATCAATCCCGTACTCGTATTGATAGTTTCGAACAGCCCAGTATGTACCCCAGCCGAAGACCCCATCAATGTTTCCGTTGTAATAGCCTACATATTGTAGTCTTGCTTGAAGCTCAACCACATCATCTCCAGTAGCCCCTTTTTGAATGACTTGTTCTGAAAATGCCTCTGCCTCAGACTCAAAAAATAAGAATGAAAGTAGTCCTACAGCAATGACCATACCGTATTTTAGAAATGTATTCTTGCGGATAAACAAGGGTTTTCCTCCTTCATAATTGACGATTTTGATCTAGCTAACGGTAGTCTTTGTTATTCCAAATTTTTTATACCACTCAATCTAGCGATTCCATTTAACATGTACACACGAAAAAACCCTCGAGTTTGTTCGCTCGAGGGTTTTCACGCTTATTTAAACGGATATAGTAGGTCATGTCACATTAAAATAACGAGCTTCCGGATGGGAAAACACTAGCGCCGTCACACTTGCTTCAGGCTCCATCATAAACTCTTCGGTTAAGTCGATTCCAATTTTTTCAGGGTGTAACAAATCAAATAATTTTTTTTGGTCTTCTAAATTGGGACATGCTGGATAGCCAAACGAAACGCGAATGCCTTGATATTTCGCAGCAAAACGATCATTCATCGTGAAGTCAGCCGTATCTGGAAAGCCCCAGCGATCACGCATTTGTTCATGAAGACGTTCCGCTAATCCTTCTGCTGTTTCTAACGCTGCTGCTTGCACAAGGTGGCTTTGTAAAAATTCTCCGCTCTCCTTTGCTTTCTCAGCTAAAGCGCGTACTCCTTTTCCGGCAGTGACAGCTAAAAAGCCAACATAGTCCATTTCAGAGCCAACTGGACGGACAAAGTCTGCTAAACATAAGAAAGGTTTGACCCGTTGCCGCGGGAAGGTAAAGCGTTCAAGCACGTTATTAGGATTGGAAGGATCGTAAATAACTAAATCATTTCCATCTGACTGGGCTGGGAAAAATTGATACATCGCATTCGCTTGCAACGTCTTCAATTGATTTGCATCAGAAAAAAGTTTATCCACTTTTTCTTTTAATTCAACGGTTTTATCATGTCCTTCCTGGAGTAAACGATCGACTCTTCCTTGGACGCCTAGATGACGACCAAGCAGCATTTGCATATTCACATAAGGATAAATATGTTCCACATTATAATTTTTCACGATATGTGGACGTAAATCTGCAGGCTGTATCACCTGATGATGGTGTGCGATTGTTGATTTTCCCTCTTCACTACTTTTGGTAGCAGAAGCTGTAGGCGTCACCCGTTTTGCTAAGTGTTCTGCTTTTAGCTTGCGCTGTTCACTTAATTCAGCAGCTAGCACCTCACGCTTTTCTTCACTCGTTATGCGATTAGCTAACTCTAATCCATTCATCGCATCCTTGGCGTAAATAACGAGTCCTTCGTATTCTGGGGCAATACGTGTATCAACAAATTTCCGCGTTAACGCTGCTCCTCCTACAAGCACAGGGATGGAAATTGCTTGCTGCTTTAAGTCTTGAGCCGTTAACACCATTTGTTGCGCCGACTTTACTAATAGCCCCGATAAACCAATCGCAGTCGGCTGTTCTCTCTTAATGGCATCAATTAACTCATTGGACGTCACTTTAATGCCTAAATTAACAATCTCAAATCCATTATTGCTAAGAATAATATCGACTAAGTTTTTTCCAATGTCGTGAACGTCACCTTTTACTGTTGCTAGTAAGATCTTTCCTTTTCTAGATTCATGATCACTTTTCTCCATATGCGGTTCAAGAAAAGATACAGCTGCTTTCATCACTTCTGCACTTTGCAACACTTCCGCCACAATTAATTCATTATTGTTGAACAGCCGACCGACCTCATCCATTCCGTCCATCAGCGGCCCATTAATAATATCAAGAGGCGTGGGATACGTTTGCAAGGCAAGAGTTAAGTCAACGTCCAAGCGCTGTTTCGTTCCTTCTACCACATATAAAGCTAATCGTTCTTCTAACGACAATCCTTCGTACTCGATCGTTTGTTTCGAACTTTTTCCACGATAATGAGCGGTGAAGTCCGCGAGCGTTTGGTCGTCCGTTTCAAAAAGCAATTGATTCGCTAATGCCTTCTCTTCATCTGAGATACTGGCAAACCGTTCAAGTTTCTCTGTATTCACGATTGCATAATCAAGACCCGCCTGTGTACAGTGGTACAAATAAACCGAATTTAACACTTCTCTTCCTACAGGTGGCAAACCGAATGATACGTTACTCACCCCTAGAATCGTTAAGCATTGCGGCAGGTGGTCTTTTATGAGCTTAATTCCTTCTACAGTCGCTGTAGCTGACCCTAAATATTGGGCATCGCCCGTTCCAACTGGAAACACAAGTGGATCAAAAATAATATCATGTGCTGGAATGCCATGCTTCTCCGTTAATAACTTGAACGAGCGCTTCGCAATTTCTAGCTTTCGTTCTGCCGTAACCGCCATTCCCGTTTCATCAATCGTTCCTACGACAAGCGCCGCACCAAACTGCTTGACTAGAGGGAGAATCGCTTCAAACCGTTCTTCGCCATCTTCAAGATTTATGGAATTAATAATCGCTTTTCCTTGCGAATACGTAAGAGCTTCTTTAATGACATTTTCATCGGTTGAATCAATCATGAGCGGAACTTTCACTTTATTTGTTACATGAGTTAGAAAAGCAGCCATATCATCTGCTTCCTCACGATCAGGATCCGCCAAGCAAATGTCCACAACATGGGCGCCTTTCTTTACTTGTGCACGTGCAATTTCTGACGCTTCTTCATACTTCCCTTCTTCGATTAACCGTTTAAATTTCCGTGAACCAATTACATTTGTTCGCTCGCCCACAAAAAGAGGGCGCATTGAATCATCATAAATGAGTGCCTCTAAGCCAGAAACAGCGTGCTGATGCCGCGTGTTTTCTGTTCGCGGTGAATAGGTTTGCACCATTTCTTTTAACGCACGAATGTGAGCAGGCGTTGTTCCACAGCAACCACCTACTACGTTAAGCCAGCCTTTTTCTGCAAAACCTTCAAGCTTTTTCGCTAACGAGTGCGGTGTCTCATGGTAGCGTCCGTCTTCATCCGGTAAACCAGCATTCGGATAGCAGCTAACATAACTTTCCGCCAGTTCTGACAGCGAGCGAATGTGATCCCGCATGAATTCTGGTCCTGTTGCACAATTTAATCCGACCACAAGTGGTTGAAGATGTTCAACAGAGAGGGAAAATGCTTCAACGGTTTGTCCAGCTAATGTTGTCCCCATTGGTTCAATGGTTCCTGAAATAAATAGAGGCAGCGTGACGTTGGTTTTTTTAAACGCTTGCTGTATGCCGATGGAAGCAGCCTTAACATTACGCATATCCTGACTTGTTTCCAAAAGCAACAGATCCACACCACCGTCAATTAAACCAATCGCTTGTTCTTCATAAGTCGCAATTAATTCATTAAACGTTGTTCCCCCTGTGACAGAGAGAGATTTTGTTGTAGGTCCCATCGCCCCTGCCACAAAACGAGGTTCTAAATCCGTGTGCCATTTACGTGCCTCTTCTACCGCTAATTCAGCGGCTTTCCGACTGATCTCATAAGCAAGGTGCCCTAGTTCATAGTCATCCAGCACTATACTAGAAGAGCCAAACGAATTTGTGCATATCACATCGGCGCCTGCTTCTAAATACGCTTGATGAATACTGGAAATAATGTCTGGAGCCGTAAGATTTAAATATTCATTGCATCCGTCATAAGCAGCGCCACCGAAATGTGTTTCCTCTAAATTCGCATCTTGAATCATCGTGCCCATTGCACCATCTAAAACGACAATTTTCTTCTTAAGCTGTTCAACAATCTGATTATGTCTCATTGTAACTCCCTTTCTTTATGCAACGGTGCGGTTGTCTGTTCTCGTAAGTATGTGGCCAGTTCAACGGTTAAGTGATAACGCAAAAATGGCGTAATTAAATAAATTCCATTAAAATAAGTTGCAGCCTCTCGAGCTAACGATTTTGCAATCGCAAGTCCTTCTCGTTCCGCTTTAACAACGTCTTCTCCAGCTCGCGCCATTCGTGCTCTCGTCTCATCAGAAAGCGAAATCCCAGGCACTTCATTATGAAGAAACTCTGCATTTCGGCTGCTCGTTAACGGCATAATTCCAACAAAAATGGGAACGTTTAAATGCTTCGTAGCCTCATAAATCTGTTTAAACTGACTTTCATCAAAAATTGGTTGAGTAAGGAAGTAATCGGCTCCCGCTTCAATCTTTTTTTCTAAACGCTTGACGGCTTTGTCAAGATGTTTCACGTTCGGATTAAACGCTGCTGCTGTTGTAAACGATGTTTTTTTTCCGAGAGACTTACCTGAAAATGAAATCCCTTCATTCATTTGTTTAATGAGCGGCAACAGTTTTGTCGACGATACATCGTAAACAGAAGTCGCTCCAGGAAAATCGCCAATTTTACTCGGATCACCTGTAATGAGCAGCAAATCAGATAACCCAGCTAAATCAAGTCCCATTAAATGAGATTGCAAGCCAATTAAATTTCGGTCACGACACGTTAAGTGGACAAGACTTTGAAGACCCACTTCTTCTTTTACAATCATCGCCAACGTTTGATTATCAACTCTTGGACTTGCTAACGAGTTATCCGCTAATGTCAATGCGTCAATCCCAGCAGCTTTTAACGCTTTTGCCCCTTCAATAAATGTATCAATTGTTAATTTTTTCGGCGGATCAAGTTCAACAATAATGGTTTGTTTTTGCTCCACAACATCTTTAATCGATTGTTTTGTTTCAGAAGGAGGAACCAACTCTGTATGTCTTGCATGTTTTCGAATCGTTCGCTTAACAGGCGAGCGCCCACTTGCGGCCTGTTTAATTGCTTCGATGTGGGCTGGCGTCGTGCCACAGCATCCCCCTATCACATGCACCCCTTCATTAATAAATCGTTCTGACATTGATGTGAAATAGTCTGTATTCGACGCATAGACAAAGCGCCCATCTCGATAGCCTGGTAAACTTGCATTTGGATAACAAGCTAACGGTATATCATAAGGTAGTTCAAGCTCCTCAATGGATCGAAGCATATGATAAGGTCCCATGCGGCAATTTAACCCTGTAACATCCGCTCCTGCTTCATACAGTTCTGTTAAACCTTGACTAAGAGGAATGCCTCCTTTTAACACACTAATGTCACCAAGCGATACGTTTGCGATGATCGGCAAATTTGTTTTTTTGCGTGTCGCGACAACCAATTCTTTTATTTCAAAAAAATCATAAAACGTTTCAAACAATAAGCCATCCACACCCGCTTTTAACAGCACATCTACTTGCTGATTTAACGATTGGACGCATTCATTTCGATCGATTTGTTCATATTGAAACCCTTGAATCCCACCGACTGTTCCAACGACAAACGCTTGCTTCTTCTCACTTGTATTCACCGCTTGTTTGGCAAGCTCAACCGCTGCTTCATTTATGGCCTCCATGTCTTCTTGTAGTCCATAACGTGCTAATTTATGGCCGTTTGCTGCATACGTATTCGTTTGAATAACAGTTGCTCCAGCATGTAAATACGCTTGATGAATCGAAATCACTTCGGTTGGTTTAGAAAGATTTAATTCTTCAAAACATAAGTCATAGCCCGCCTCATATAAAACCGTTCCCATTGCGCCATCAGCGACAATAACAGAAGACGTTACAGCCTCTCTCAAGTTCATGGACCTCACCTCCCTTGATTCGTTGCTTGTTCAAATGCTTGTTTTAGATCAGCGATTAAATCTTCGCTATGTTCAATTCCGACCGAAAGCCGTAACAACGTCTGATCGATGCCTTTTTCAATCCGAAGTTCTTCCGGAATATCAGCGTGGGTTTGCGTAGCCGGATACGTCATTAAACTTTCCACTCCTCCTAAGCTTTCTGCAAAAGAAATTAGTTGAAGTGCTTTGAGTATGGGATTTATGTAGGATTCATCAGTCACACGAAATGACAACATGCCACCTTTTCCCGGATATAAAACGTCACGCACGAGAGGCTCTTCCTCTAACATCGAAACGATTTGTTTTGCATTGATTTCATGTTGTTTCATTCGCAGCGCTAATGTTTTCATGCCCCTCATTAATAACCAGGAGTCAAATGCACCGAGAATGAAACCTGCTCCATTGTGAAAGTAGCCTAATTGTTCACTCAATTCCGCTGATTTTGCAACAACCAGCCCAGCGACAACGTCATTGTGGCCACCTAAATATTTTGTCGCTGAATGGATGACGATATCTGCTCCATCCACTAATGGCTTTTGTAACAACGGTGTTAAAAACGTATTGTCGACGATAAGGAGTACATTTGCTTTTTTGGCAAGAGTCGCTAGCTCCTGTATGGAGGCTTCTTTCATTAATGGATTTGTAGGTGTTTCCACAAAAATCGCCTTTGTCTCGGCTTTTAATTTACGTTCAACGGCATGTAAATCAGCCATATCTACATAGTCAAAGCGCAGCCCCCACTTTGTCCATCCACCTTCAAACAATCTGTAGGTACCACCGTACAAATCATCTGAACATAAAATATGATCGCCTTGCCCAAAAAGTGAAAACACGAGTTGAATGGCTGAC includes:
- the sleB gene encoding spore cortex-lytic enzyme, whose amino-acid sequence is MVIAVGLLSFLFFESEAEAFSEQVIQKGATGDDVVELQARLQYVGYYNGNIDGVFGWGTYWAVRNYQYEYGIDIDGLVGQEMKGKLVETTSFDQQYVTNALNEGRSFSHYGGTSKENQKGQAPQNDQSGNGSEDPQSADDNASGDDGEPIIEKAQNVPSGYSSNDIQLMAQAVYGEARGEPYEGQVAVAAVIVNRLNSATFPDTVAGVIYEERAFTAVADGQINLGADESARNAVLDALNGQDPSNNALYYFNPDTATSAWIWTRPQIKRIGKHIFCY
- the metH gene encoding methionine synthase, yielding MRHNQIVEQLKKKIVVLDGAMGTMIQDANLEETHFGGAAYDGCNEYLNLTAPDIISSIHQAYLEAGADVICTNSFGSSSIVLDDYELGHLAYEISRKAAELAVEEARKWHTDLEPRFVAGAMGPTTKSLSVTGGTTFNELIATYEEQAIGLIDGGVDLLLLETSQDMRNVKAASIGIQQAFKKTNVTLPLFISGTIEPMGTTLAGQTVEAFSLSVEHLQPLVVGLNCATGPEFMRDHIRSLSELAESYVSCYPNAGLPDEDGRYHETPHSLAKKLEGFAEKGWLNVVGGCCGTTPAHIRALKEMVQTYSPRTENTRHQHAVSGLEALIYDDSMRPLFVGERTNVIGSRKFKRLIEEGKYEEASEIARAQVKKGAHVVDICLADPDREEADDMAAFLTHVTNKVKVPLMIDSTDENVIKEALTYSQGKAIINSINLEDGEERFEAILPLVKQFGAALVVGTIDETGMAVTAERKLEIAKRSFKLLTEKHGIPAHDIIFDPLVFPVGTGDAQYLGSATATVEGIKLIKDHLPQCLTILGVSNVSFGLPPVGREVLNSVYLYHCTQAGLDYAIVNTEKLERFASISDEEKALANQLLFETDDQTLADFTAHYRGKSSKQTIEYEGLSLEERLALYVVEGTKQRLDVDLTLALQTYPTPLDIINGPLMDGMDEVGRLFNNNELIVAEVLQSAEVMKAAVSFLEPHMEKSDHESRKGKILLATVKGDVHDIGKNLVDIILSNNGFEIVNLGIKVTSNELIDAIKREQPTAIGLSGLLVKSAQQMVLTAQDLKQQAISIPVLVGGAALTRKFVDTRIAPEYEGLVIYAKDAMNGLELANRITSEEKREVLAAELSEQRKLKAEHLAKRVTPTASATKSSEEGKSTIAHHHQVIQPADLRPHIVKNYNVEHIYPYVNMQMLLGRHLGVQGRVDRLLQEGHDKTVELKEKVDKLFSDANQLKTLQANAMYQFFPAQSDGNDLVIYDPSNPNNVLERFTFPRQRVKPFLCLADFVRPVGSEMDYVGFLAVTAGKGVRALAEKAKESGEFLQSHLVQAAALETAEGLAERLHEQMRDRWGFPDTADFTMNDRFAAKYQGIRVSFGYPACPNLEDQKKLFDLLHPEKIGIDLTEEFMMEPEASVTALVFSHPEARYFNVT
- the ypeB gene encoding germination protein YpeB; amino-acid sequence: MIRNVMIGALAVAVVGTGVWGYQQKNEKDQLAQTAENMYERAYHDLSFHIDQIEDELGKTLAMNSQRQLSPALADVWRVTSLAEKSLAELPVQGLNMEDTEKYLYKIADFTYRTSVRDLNEDPLTNQEYATLEQLYDQSASIRQSMRETQAMMMNADMPWLAERERDEEEPAEYSFAGHFERMNKSVQGFSEVEWGATDSSIRNLNGELKEALSGREKITKEEAKQKALDLLQLGKGATVQVDDASDAIEYPAYSLVVDDPENKANYNMDMSVEGGEPIWFMQSRKIEKQTIGLNDAVKEAEAFLERANKSDMELVDSTQYNNMAVLEFAYVEEGVRIYPDSITIEVALDDGDIVSYVGRGHIIHHDDNRDIQSPSVTKEEAQAMINPHIDVMEDHIAIIENDINEDVLVYEFYGTKDNDTYRIFINATNGNEEKVERMKDTEPDYDVS
- a CDS encoding methionine biosynthesis PLP-dependent protein, with the protein product MTTHDESILAQIGNRRSDATGAVNAPVYFSTAYRHAGIQESTGYDYARTGNPTREVLEQAIANLEHGNQGFATSSGMSAIQLVFSLFGQGDHILCSDDLYGGTYRLFEGGWTKWGLRFDYVDMADLHAVERKLKAETKAIFVETPTNPLMKEASIQELATLAKKANVLLIVDNTFLTPLLQKPLVDGADIVIHSATKYLGGHNDVVAGLVVAKSAELSEQLGYFHNGAGFILGAFDSWLLMRGMKTLALRMKQHEINAKQIVSMLEEEPLVRDVLYPGKGGMLSFRVTDESYINPILKALQLISFAESLGGVESLMTYPATQTHADIPEELRIEKGIDQTLLRLSVGIEHSEDLIADLKQAFEQATNQGR
- a CDS encoding bifunctional homocysteine S-methyltransferase/methylenetetrahydrofolate reductase, yielding MNLREAVTSSVIVADGAMGTVLYEAGYDLCFEELNLSKPTEVISIHQAYLHAGATVIQTNTYAANGHKLARYGLQEDMEAINEAAVELAKQAVNTSEKKQAFVVGTVGGIQGFQYEQIDRNECVQSLNQQVDVLLKAGVDGLLFETFYDFFEIKELVVATRKKTNLPIIANVSLGDISVLKGGIPLSQGLTELYEAGADVTGLNCRMGPYHMLRSIEELELPYDIPLACYPNASLPGYRDGRFVYASNTDYFTSMSERFINEGVHVIGGCCGTTPAHIEAIKQAASGRSPVKRTIRKHARHTELVPPSETKQSIKDVVEQKQTIIVELDPPKKLTIDTFIEGAKALKAAGIDALTLADNSLASPRVDNQTLAMIVKEEVGLQSLVHLTCRDRNLIGLQSHLMGLDLAGLSDLLLITGDPSKIGDFPGATSVYDVSSTKLLPLIKQMNEGISFSGKSLGKKTSFTTAAAFNPNVKHLDKAVKRLEKKIEAGADYFLTQPIFDESQFKQIYEATKHLNVPIFVGIMPLTSSRNAEFLHNEVPGISLSDETRARMARAGEDVVKAEREGLAIAKSLAREAATYFNGIYLITPFLRYHLTVELATYLREQTTAPLHKERELQ